A genomic segment from Micromonospora echinaurantiaca encodes:
- a CDS encoding potassium channel family protein → MIGLGRFGGYLAESLTHLGHEVLAVDRNPELVQRWSDQLDRVVQADATEEDALRQLGASDFQSAVVAIGASVEASVLAVLALVELGGPQVWARATSTKHAKILASVGAHHVIFPEAETGERVAHLIVSKMLDFIEFGADFAIAKVRTPQSLTGRSLAEVRPAERHGVRVVGVQLPGERFRYATDDTLVLPGSTLIVEGSIEEVQRFAALT, encoded by the coding sequence GTGATCGGGCTGGGCCGGTTCGGCGGCTACCTGGCCGAGTCGCTGACCCATCTCGGCCACGAGGTGCTGGCCGTCGACCGCAACCCCGAACTCGTGCAGCGCTGGTCCGACCAGCTCGACCGGGTGGTGCAGGCCGACGCCACCGAGGAGGACGCGCTGCGTCAGCTCGGCGCGTCCGACTTCCAGAGCGCGGTGGTCGCCATCGGCGCCTCGGTCGAGGCCAGTGTGCTCGCCGTGCTGGCCCTGGTCGAGCTCGGCGGGCCGCAGGTCTGGGCCCGGGCCACCTCGACCAAGCACGCCAAGATCCTCGCCTCGGTGGGAGCGCACCACGTGATCTTCCCGGAGGCGGAGACCGGGGAACGGGTGGCTCACCTGATCGTCAGCAAGATGCTCGACTTCATCGAGTTCGGCGCGGACTTCGCCATCGCCAAGGTACGCACCCCGCAGAGCCTCACCGGCCGGTCACTGGCCGAGGTCCGGCCGGCCGAGCGGCACGGCGTACGGGTGGTCGGCGTGCAGCTGCCGGGCGAACGCTTCCGCTACGCCACGGACGACACCCTGGTCCTGCCGGGCAGCACGCTGATCGTCGAGGGGAGCATCGAGGAGGTGCAGC
- a CDS encoding TrkH family potassium uptake protein, with translation MRRFFRHPVRLVPFGFLATILLGTALLMLPWATSEHRYTPFVTALFTATSAVSVTGMAVVDTPNYWNEFGLAMITVLTQVGGIGIVTGATLVILVVARRLGLRNRLLVQAETQEFGFGDVRRLLMRIAATSLICEAVIAAILTVRLAVSYDYPLGRALWHGVFHAVQGFNNGGFALYTDNLVGFSTDAWVTLPLAIGAIIGGLGFPALFEAVREWRQPARWAVGTKLTVWGSLVLLLVGFLALLVVEWGNPRTLGQLGWPDKLLAAFTQDAFIRTGGFNVLDTTSLGEETYPTLVALMFIGGGSASTAGGIKVATFFLLAFVIWAELRGEPDVTIGHRRVATASQRQAITVALISVALVVAGTVGLIVMTEGVPFYAALFEVTSAFSTTGLSVGVAPMLPESGQLALIALMYIGRVGPLTLGSAIALNTRRRLYRYPEEQPIVG, from the coding sequence GTGCGCCGGTTCTTTCGTCACCCCGTACGGCTGGTGCCGTTCGGCTTCCTGGCGACGATCCTGCTCGGCACCGCCCTGCTGATGCTGCCCTGGGCGACCAGTGAGCACCGGTACACCCCGTTCGTCACCGCGCTGTTCACCGCGACCTCGGCGGTGTCGGTGACCGGCATGGCGGTGGTCGACACCCCGAACTACTGGAACGAGTTCGGCCTCGCGATGATCACCGTGCTCACCCAGGTCGGCGGGATCGGCATCGTCACCGGAGCGACCCTGGTGATCCTGGTGGTGGCCCGGCGCCTCGGGCTGCGCAACCGGCTGCTGGTGCAGGCCGAGACCCAGGAGTTCGGGTTCGGCGACGTACGCCGGCTGCTCATGCGCATCGCCGCCACCTCGCTGATCTGCGAGGCGGTGATCGCGGCGATCCTCACGGTCCGGCTGGCCGTCAGCTACGACTACCCGCTGGGCCGGGCGCTCTGGCACGGCGTCTTCCACGCCGTGCAGGGCTTCAACAACGGCGGCTTCGCGCTCTACACCGACAACCTGGTCGGCTTCTCCACCGACGCCTGGGTCACCCTGCCGCTGGCCATCGGCGCGATCATCGGCGGGCTCGGCTTCCCGGCGCTGTTCGAGGCGGTCCGGGAGTGGCGCCAGCCGGCCCGCTGGGCGGTCGGCACCAAGCTGACCGTCTGGGGCAGCCTGGTGCTGCTCCTGGTCGGCTTCCTCGCCCTGCTCGTGGTGGAGTGGGGCAACCCGCGCACCCTCGGCCAGCTCGGCTGGCCGGACAAGCTGCTCGCGGCGTTCACCCAGGACGCCTTCATCCGCACCGGCGGGTTCAACGTGCTCGACACCACCAGCCTCGGCGAGGAGACGTACCCCACCTTGGTCGCGCTGATGTTCATCGGTGGTGGCAGCGCCAGCACCGCCGGCGGGATCAAGGTGGCCACGTTCTTCCTGCTCGCGTTCGTCATCTGGGCCGAGCTGCGCGGCGAGCCGGACGTGACGATCGGGCATCGCCGGGTGGCCACCGCCAGCCAACGGCAGGCGATCACCGTGGCACTGATCAGCGTCGCGCTGGTGGTGGCCGGCACGGTGGGACTGATCGTGATGACGGAGGGGGTGCCCTTCTACGCCGCGCTGTTCGAGGTGACCTCGGCGTTCAGCACCACCGGGCTCTCCGTCGGCGTCGCCCCCATGCTGCCGGAGAGCGGGCAGCTCGCCCTCATCGCCCTGATGTACATCGGCCGCGTCGGGCCGCTCACCCTCGGGTCGGCGATCGCCCTGAACACCCGGCGACGGCTCTACCGCTATCCCGAGGAGCAACCCATTGTCGGCTGA